The Flavobacterium sp. IMCC34852 genome contains the following window.
TGCCGTCAGATCTTTTGTTTTCTTTGGCCCAATTTTTCATGTATTCGCGAAGGAATTCACGAAAATAAGTCGCCGTTCCTTCTTTGTGACTTTCCGGATGGAAGTTTAAAACAATCGGTTTTACGGCTAAAGTATCGCGGGATTCTTTGGCTAAAACTTTGTTTCTCACCATTTGGTCTAAAACCGTGTTTCTTCTGTTTTTCACTTTTTCCAAACGGCGCAACGGATTGTAGAGCGAAGGATTTTTAAGCATTCCGACAAACATAGCAGCTTCATCGATAGTTAAATCGCGAGGTTCTTTTCCGAAATAAACTTTAGAAGCTGAACGAATTCCTACGGCTGTATTCACAAAATCGGCTTTGTTTAAGTACATGGCGATGATTTCGTTTTTCGTGTATTGGCGTTCCAATTTTACTGCGATAATCCATTCTTTTACTTTTTGAATGATACGAAAAGGTTTAAAACTGGAACCTTCTCCATGAAAAAGTAGTTTGGCCAACTGTTGGGTCAAAGTACTGGCGCCGCCATCAGCACCCAATTTGAGTGCGGCTCCAAAAGTTCTTCTGGCATCGATTCCGGAGTGTTCGTAGAAGCGCTCGTCTTCGGTAGCTACTAGGGCTTTTACCAAATGTGGCGGCAAGTCTTCGTATTTGATTGGCGTTCGGTTTTCGTTATAAAACTTTCCAATGGTAACGCCATCAGAAGAGATGATTTCGGTGGCCAAATTGGATTCGGGGTTTTCTAAGTCTTCAAAGGAAGGCATACTGCCAAAAAATCCCCATGAAGCTAAGAAGAAAAACAAGACCATGATTCCAAGTCCGTAAGCGAACAACTTCCAAAATTTCTTTTGGTAGTATTTGATGTCTTTGACTGTTGCGGTATTATTTTTTTGTGCCATATTTTTATTCTGTAGATTCTATTCTGAAACCAACATCGGTAATTCCGGCCAATGAAGGAACGCCTTCAATTTTACCGGTTTGTCTTACTGCATGTTTGATGTGAATTTTATAAACGCCTTTTTGAGTAAAACTTACCTTGTCTTTGTAAAACAATTTGTTTTCTTTAATATCGGTAAAGCCTTCTCCAAGAAGCGTGCCATCGGGATTAGTCATTTGGTATTCTAAAGTATCCACTTTTACTTGTCGGTTAGGTTGTTCCAAGGAAACAATTAAGAACAAATTATTAAATGGATAATCATCATTGTCTCTGACATTCACAAATAAATTATACACTTTTTTGACGTCTAATTGCGGCAACTCAAAAGTTATAATACTGTCTTTGTGCCATTCCTTTCCGACCGATTGGTATTCGTCAAAAACTCTTTTTTCGTCGCAGGAGATAAGCGAAAAAAAGACTAAAATAAAGAGGATGCTACTTTTTATCTTCATTCTTTTTCTGAATTATAATAGGTTTTTTTCCTTGCGGTTTTTGCTTTTGTTTTTGTCCTTCGTTTGATGTAGAATTTGACGCAACATCGGAAGTTTTCGCTTTATTTCGGTTTCGGTTTTTGTTTTTGTTTTTGCTTCTTCTTGGTTGGTCAAAACGAGTTAAACTTTCTTGTCCCATGGCGTTATTGAAATCTTTTTCCGGTTCGGCTACAATTTCAACAGCAAAATCTTCCAATGAACTTACTTTTTTACCTTGCTTGTTTTGGGCAACGATTTCTTTGACTTGCTCGATGTTTAACACGTGCCAATTGGCAAAATTGTCAAAATAAGCAAACCACATCAATCCTTTGAAGATGTCTTGTTTTTGGCAAACAGCATCGCCTTTTTCGGTTTTTAATTTGGTTTCAAATTCGGGAAAATCTTTTAGTGCATCCATGTAAGTGTCTAATTCATAGTTTAGACAACATTTCAGTTTGCCGCATTGTCCGGCTAATTTTTGAGGGTTCAAAGACAACTGTTGGTAACGCGCTGCAGAGGTATTGACACTTCTGAAATCGGTTAACCAAGTGGAGCAACACAATTCTCTTCCGCAAGAACCGATTCCGCCCAAACGAGAAGCTTCCTGACGAAAACCCACTTGTTTCATCTCAATTCGGGTGCTGAATTCGCGAGCGTAATCTTTAATCAACATTCTGAAATCGACGCGATCATTTGCAGTGTAATAGAAAGTAACCTTAGAGCCATCGCCTTGGAATTCGATATCTGAAATTTTCATTTCTAATTTGTGAGCAATCGCCAATTCACGCGCTTTAACTTTCATCGGCTCTTCTTTGTCACGAGCATCACTCCAAATATCAATGTCTTTTTGAGACGCTTTTCGGTATACTTTCGGGATTTCTGTGCTGGTGTGATTGACACCTTTTTTCTTCATTTGAATTTTTACCAATTCGCCGGTTAGGGTAACAATCCCAACATCATGTCCGGGAGAAGCTTCGGTAGCCACTACATCCCCAATGCTTAGGGTTAGTTTTTCGGTATTGCGAAAAAATTCTTTTCTGCCGTTCTTGAATCGCACTTCCACACAATCGAAAGGCGCTTCGCCATTGGGCAAACTCATATTAGCCAGCCAATCGAAAACGGTTAGTTTGTTG
Protein-coding sequences here:
- a CDS encoding PSP1 domain-containing protein; translation: MACTSCSTSDGGAPKGCKNNGTCGTDSCNKLTVFDWLANMSLPNGEAPFDCVEVRFKNGRKEFFRNTEKLTLSIGDVVATEASPGHDVGIVTLTGELVKIQMKKKGVNHTSTEIPKVYRKASQKDIDIWSDARDKEEPMKVKARELAIAHKLEMKISDIEFQGDGSKVTFYYTANDRVDFRMLIKDYAREFSTRIEMKQVGFRQEASRLGGIGSCGRELCCSTWLTDFRSVNTSAARYQQLSLNPQKLAGQCGKLKCCLNYELDTYMDALKDFPEFETKLKTEKGDAVCQKQDIFKGLMWFAYFDNFANWHVLNIEQVKEIVAQNKQGKKVSSLEDFAVEIVAEPEKDFNNAMGQESLTRFDQPRRSKNKNKNRNRNKAKTSDVASNSTSNEGQKQKQKPQGKKPIIIQKKNEDKK
- a CDS encoding gliding motility lipoprotein GldH codes for the protein MKIKSSILFILVFFSLISCDEKRVFDEYQSVGKEWHKDSIITFELPQLDVKKVYNLFVNVRDNDDYPFNNLFLIVSLEQPNRQVKVDTLEYQMTNPDGTLLGEGFTDIKENKLFYKDKVSFTQKGVYKIHIKHAVRQTGKIEGVPSLAGITDVGFRIESTE